A genomic stretch from Diprion similis isolate iyDipSimi1 chromosome 1, iyDipSimi1.1, whole genome shotgun sequence includes:
- the LOC124410480 gene encoding uncharacterized protein LOC124410480, with product MASVELYAKSEQAERKLAVLYSVSAILSTTAIICLLIVWQHWAWTLNVCINVDCGCILYSVNTFSTFMGGDVKLCHFTSYGLVPVLIVGLVLGIYHGYRTCISRNLGDPKQIQTTTSSGHRAQQGNVVVVGPKRRTICKQWFLAAFLGVLIFFLSLSHAVLLTDGYYKTCNQYRRNMVQLLGSSGREVQVIHNRLSCGAVFDYMDYLQPDANNWRRGDEINTGLSLQLAITTSWFNLFAWIGILIINFRMARERQIDLNGRSCCF from the exons ATGGCGAGTGTCGAATTATATGCAAAAAGTGAACAAGCTGAAAGGAAACTTGCAGTTTTGTATTCGGTCTCTGCAATCTTGTCAACAACAGCCATAATTTGTCTTCTCATAGTGTGGCAGCATTGGGCCTGGACTCTGAATGTTTGTATCAACGTGGATTGTGGGTGTATTTTGTATAGTGTCAACACATTTAGTACTTTTATGGGGGGTGATGTTAAACTGTGCCATTTCACATCATATGGTCTAGTTCCGGTACTGATTGTCGGACTGGTTCTTGGGATTTATCATGGTTACAGAACATGCATTAGCAGAAACTTAGGGGATCCTAAGCAGATTCAAACGACAACTTCATCTGGACATAG GGCACAGCAAGGAAATGTCGTCGTGGTGGGACCGAAACGGAGAACCATTTGTAAGCAATGGTTTTTAGCTGCATTTTTAGGAGTGttgatcttttttctctcgctaTCACATGCTGTATTGTTAACTGATGGGTACTATAAAACCTGCAATCAATATCGAAGGAATATGGTTCAACTTTTGGGATCGAGTGGTCGTGAAGTTCAG GTGATTCATAATCGCTTATCTTGTGGAGCCGTGTTTGATTATATGGATTATCTACAGCCAGATGCTAATAACTGGAGACGCGGGGATGAAATCAATACTGGTTTATCCTTGCAGTTAGCTATTACAACCAGTTGGTTTAATTTGTTCGCATGGATAGGTATTCTTATTATAAACTTTCGCATGGCTAGGGAGAGGCAGATTGATTTGAATGGGCGAAGTTGTTGTTTCTAG
- the LOC124405481 gene encoding mitochondrial import inner membrane translocase subunit Tim23 isoform X3 yields the protein MIDLRDIKSQNPVTSQPGLAPLSPYLNFDPSYLPASQPEFIFPEGAVKQRGRLELAFSQIGAACIIGAGLGGTSGFYKGIKATTLAGQTGNLRRTQLINHVMKHGSSLANTLGVISVMYSGFGVILSWARGTDDSINTLGAATATGMLFKSTSGLRKCATGGGIGFAIAAAYCLWNNRETLSQISHQRINPARK from the exons ATGATTGACTTACGTGACATCAAGTCGCAAAATCCAG TCACCTCGCAACCAGGATTGGCACCTCTCAGTCCGTATTTGAACTTCGACCCAAGCTACCTGCCTGCCAGCCAGCCGGAATTTATATTCCCTGAAGGAGCTGTGAAACAACGAGGTCGACTTGAATTAGCCTTCAGCCAAATTGGAGCTGCGTGCATAATTGGCGCTGGCCTGGGTGGCACTTCTGGTTTTTACAAAGGAATTAAAGCCACAACCTTAGCTGGACAAACCGGCAATCTTAGGAGAACACA GTTAATAAATCATGTAATGAAGCATGGTTCGTCACTGGCAAACACATTAGGAGTCATATCGGTAATGTACAGCGGCTTTGGAGTCATACTTTCTTGGGCTAGAGGAACAGATGACTCGATAAATACTCTCGGAGCTGCAACTGCCACCGGAATGCTATTCAAATCCACAT ctggaTTGCGAAAGTGTGCGACGGGAGGAGGAATCGGATTCGCAATAGCTGCAGCCTACTGTTTATGGAATAACCGAGAAACACTTTCACAAATTAGTCATCAACGCATCAATCCGGC aCGGAAATGA
- the LOC124405481 gene encoding mitochondrial import inner membrane translocase subunit Tim23 isoform X1, which produces MEIVMTSIINDFHTKILGDEEKTAASAIENTLVSQVTSQPGLAPLSPYLNFDPSYLPASQPEFIFPEGAVKQRGRLELAFSQIGAACIIGAGLGGTSGFYKGIKATTLAGQTGNLRRTQLINHVMKHGSSLANTLGVISVMYSGFGVILSWARGTDDSINTLGAATATGMLFKSTSGLRKCATGGGIGFAIAAAYCLWNNRETLSQISHQRINPARK; this is translated from the exons ATGGAAATTGTCATGACATCAATCATCAATGATTTTCATACTAAAATCTTGGGAGATGAGGAAAAGACTGCAGCTTCTGCTATAGAAAATACATTAGTTTCTCAGG TCACCTCGCAACCAGGATTGGCACCTCTCAGTCCGTATTTGAACTTCGACCCAAGCTACCTGCCTGCCAGCCAGCCGGAATTTATATTCCCTGAAGGAGCTGTGAAACAACGAGGTCGACTTGAATTAGCCTTCAGCCAAATTGGAGCTGCGTGCATAATTGGCGCTGGCCTGGGTGGCACTTCTGGTTTTTACAAAGGAATTAAAGCCACAACCTTAGCTGGACAAACCGGCAATCTTAGGAGAACACA GTTAATAAATCATGTAATGAAGCATGGTTCGTCACTGGCAAACACATTAGGAGTCATATCGGTAATGTACAGCGGCTTTGGAGTCATACTTTCTTGGGCTAGAGGAACAGATGACTCGATAAATACTCTCGGAGCTGCAACTGCCACCGGAATGCTATTCAAATCCACAT ctggaTTGCGAAAGTGTGCGACGGGAGGAGGAATCGGATTCGCAATAGCTGCAGCCTACTGTTTATGGAATAACCGAGAAACACTTTCACAAATTAGTCATCAACGCATCAATCCGGC aCGGAAATGA
- the LOC124405481 gene encoding mitochondrial import inner membrane translocase subunit Tim23 isoform X2 produces MEIVMTSIINDFHTKILGDEEKTAASAIENTLVSQVTSQPGLAPLSPYLNFDPSYLPASQPEFIFPEGAVKQRGRLELAFSQIGAACIIGAGLGGTSGFYKGIKATTLAGQTGNLRRTQLINHVMKHGSSLANTLGVISVMYSGFGVILSWARGTDDSINTLGAATATGMLFKSTSGLRKCATGGGIGFAIAAAYCLWNNRETLSQISHQRINPA; encoded by the exons ATGGAAATTGTCATGACATCAATCATCAATGATTTTCATACTAAAATCTTGGGAGATGAGGAAAAGACTGCAGCTTCTGCTATAGAAAATACATTAGTTTCTCAGG TCACCTCGCAACCAGGATTGGCACCTCTCAGTCCGTATTTGAACTTCGACCCAAGCTACCTGCCTGCCAGCCAGCCGGAATTTATATTCCCTGAAGGAGCTGTGAAACAACGAGGTCGACTTGAATTAGCCTTCAGCCAAATTGGAGCTGCGTGCATAATTGGCGCTGGCCTGGGTGGCACTTCTGGTTTTTACAAAGGAATTAAAGCCACAACCTTAGCTGGACAAACCGGCAATCTTAGGAGAACACA GTTAATAAATCATGTAATGAAGCATGGTTCGTCACTGGCAAACACATTAGGAGTCATATCGGTAATGTACAGCGGCTTTGGAGTCATACTTTCTTGGGCTAGAGGAACAGATGACTCGATAAATACTCTCGGAGCTGCAACTGCCACCGGAATGCTATTCAAATCCACAT ctggaTTGCGAAAGTGTGCGACGGGAGGAGGAATCGGATTCGCAATAGCTGCAGCCTACTGTTTATGGAATAACCGAGAAACACTTTCACAAATTAGTCATCAACGCATCAATCCGGCGTAA
- the LOC124404003 gene encoding lipase maturation factor 2-like, which translates to MGEVRYTRNLFLRGICIIYLFAFLSFYIQIPGLYGNNGVLPARAQLDSRGGNTLSQRIKQKPTLLWLAPYINLNTEYMLDVLAILGIVLSFTGFVSQRFCTAPVFAGLWSLYYSLYQVGQTFMSFQWDILLLEAGFLCIIVAPFWYPRRGKSSTPSTALTFWAVRWLLFRLMFSSGVVKLTSGCPTWWGLEALNVHFESQCIPTPLAWYAHHLPAWFLRLTTVGANVFELVIPFLFFFPNRKVRITSFYLQVFLQLNIIATGNYNFFNLLTICLCISLLDDQFFYKKKAKSSQSDFVDYFSTVVCLFVYAAVIYGTYVYYNLKITEDFTIESKIAFTKEQFDRALATVVPISIYMGLASLGFAVAEAVTYSILSVQGFGSKLLSTFTTIIYTLAIVFLFSISVVPYATLHSSHNSTIPSQLKHIHSHVDHLHLANSYGLFRRMTGVGGRPEVIIEGSNNIDGPWREYEFLYKPGNVNNSLPFVAPHQPRLDWQMWFAALGTYHQNPWLMSLAYRLLSGQPEVLALINQDQNPFRDSPPKYIKASLYHYHYTLWSQRHGSTWWTREKIGEYFPIFSKDHPPLLEYLSKMKIIQDKPDEHSVNPSLKLILNSLRAVVGRVEASLLSWSVFTAGCAIIMSGYNRAKH; encoded by the exons atgggagaGGTTCGGTATACCCGCAATTTATTCCTGCGAGGTATATGCATCATTTACCTATTCGCATTTCTCAGCTTCTACATCCAAATCCCAG GGTTATATGGCAACAACGGAGTCTTACCAGCCAGGGCGCAGCTCGACTCGAGGGGTGGTAACACTTTGTCGCAAAGAATAAAACAGAAGCCAACCTTGCTTTGGCTTGCACCATACATAAACCTGAACACAGAGTATATGCTCGATGTATTGGCAATACTTGGGATTGTTCTCTCATTTACTGG atttgtaTCGCAAAGGTTTTGCACTGCTCCAGTTTTTGCTGGATTATGGTCTCTGTACTACTCTCTCTATCAAGTTGGACAAACTTTTATGTCGTTTCAGTG GGATATTCTTCTGCTCGAAGCTGGATTCTTGTGCATTATTGTTGCACCCTTCTGGTACCCCCGTCGAGGAAAATCCAGTACTCCGTCTACGGCGTTAACATTTTGGGCAGTTCGTTGGCTACTCTTTCGATTGATGTTCTCCAGTGGTGTTGTAAAACTAACTTCTGGCTGTCCGACATGGTGGGGTTTGGAGG CCTTGAACGTGCATTTTGAGTCACAATGCATTCCTACTCCCTTGGCTTGGTATGCTCATCATCTACCAGCATGGTTTCTTCGCTTAACTACTGTAGGGGCAAACGTTTTCGAGCTCGTAATACCGTTTCTGTTCTTTTTCCCAAATAGAAAAGTTCGCATCACTTCCTTCTACTTGCAA GTATTTCTTCAACTGAATATCATCGCTACGGGAAATTACAATTTCTTCAATCTGTTGACGATCTGCCTGTGTATATCTTTATTGGACGATCAAttcttctacaaaaaaaaagcaaaaagcaGTCAATCCGACTTCGTTGATTACTTTTCAACAGTTGTTTGTCTTTTCGTATACGCTGCTGTGATATATGGAACGTACGTGTACTACAACTTGAAAATAACCGAAGATTTTACCATCGAGTCTAAGATCG CCTTTACAAAAGAGCAATTTGATCGTGCTCTAGCCACTGTGGTTCCGATATCTATTTACATGGGTTTAGCATCTCTTGGATTTGCTGTAGCTGAAGCTGTGACGTATTCAATCTTATCTGTACAAGGATTTGGCAGCAAATTACTCAGCACTTTTACTACCATTATTTACACCCTCGCTATTGTGTTCCTGTTTAGCATTAGTGTT GTGCCGTACGCCACGCTTCATTCTTCACACAATTCTACAATTCCGAGTCAACTGAAACATATTCATTCACACGTAGATCATCTCCATCTGGCTAATAGTTACGGATTGTTCCGACGAATGACGGGAGTGGGAGGAAGACCAGAAGTTATTATAGAAGGAAGCAACAACATAGACGGACCTTGGCGAGAATATGAATTCTTATACAAGCCAGGAAACGTTAATAATTCTTTACCTTTTGTTG CGCCACATCAGCCTCGTCTAGATTGGCAAATGTGGTTTGCTGCACTAGGAACGTACCATCAAAACCCATGGTTAATGTCATTAGCCTACAGGCTTTTGTCAGGACAACCGGAAGTCCTGGCGCTAATTAATCAGGATCAGAATCCGTTCCGAGACAGCCCGCCTAAATACATAAAAGCGAGCCtctatcattatcattacacCCTTTGGAGTCAAAG ACACGGTTCGACCTGGTGGACCCGGGAAAAGATTGGTGAATACTTCCCGATCTTCAGCAAAGATCACCCACCACTACTGGAGTATTTATCGAAAATGAAGATTATCCAAGACAAGCCTGATGAGCACAGTGTGAACCCAtctctgaaattaattctaaaCAGCCTGAGAGCTGTCGTGGGAAGAGTGGAAGCTAGTCTCCTTTCATGGAGTGTATTTACCGCGGGATGTGCAATAATTATGAGCGGTTATAATCGAGCGAAACACTAA
- the LOC124416818 gene encoding trichohyalin-like isoform X1, with translation MEINQPDVQLDDASLGLISVCVKVEDQESESNDIDVICEANNLCAIEIKEGHSLIHELETSICNNTDDLETLSLTFNALEHNVVRTLANNLPETITLGALHPDIINEEIQRRMSQATEVFIDNDDRLQTIPYAVPDFLDGLSLNVKKEGNGIYSSDWLCIDQEDTSSTELELRVSKGEKNRSEEPLNVEAETAPVSKRKGRTRVLNERYRGNIQGKVSSSEKVKRRLRRKGKPRQDYRERLRRKAECMREKRRKLYEEETEEERLQRLAKEAAKRREMRMYYETPEQRRKRLDAEAARKREYRMYNETPEERRKRLDREAERRRIKRLTLYANETAEQRRERLNRESAKRREARLNQYSKETEDQRRERLRKDALRAREMRFTRSAIETEEERRQRLVKDALRKRELRTHGGHSVSNFTELQTVRSFEELNNVQMRDDPDNQLGSHYLSNWMMWFQNTLTQPVHIGEQTIEPQSQNNG, from the coding sequence ATGGAAATAAATCAACCCGATGTTCAACTAGACGACGCATCATTGGGCCTCATTTCCGTATGCGTTAAGGTCGAAGATCAAGAATCTGAATCGAACGATATAGATGTGATATGCGAGGCGAATAACCTGTGCGcgattgaaataaaagaaggACATTCGTTGATTCACGAACTGGAAACTAGTATTTGCAATAACACCGATGATCTAGAGACTTTGAGTTTGACTTTCAATGCTCTGGAGCATAACGTCGTGCGTACCTTGGCTAATAATTTGCCCGAAACAATAACATTAGGAGCTTTGCACCCGGACATAATtaatgaagaaattcaaagacGAATGAGCCAAGCGACCGAAGTCTTTATCGACAACGACGACAGACTGCAAACGATTCCTTACGCCGTTCCTGACTTTTTGGATGGTTTGAGCCTAAATGTTAAAAAAGAGGGGAACGGTATTTATAGCTCGGACTGGTTGTGTATAGACCAGGAGGACACAAGTAGCACCGAACTAGAGTTGAGGGTTTCGAAAGGTGAGAAAAACAGGTCTGAAGAGCCGCTGAACGTCGAGGCTGAGACGGCTCCAGTctcgaagagaaaaggaaGGACGCGTGTCTTGAACGAACGTTACAGAGGCAACATTCAGGGAAAAGTCAGCAGTTCGGAAAAGGTAAAGAGGAGATTGAGAAGGAAGGGTAAGCCGCGCCAGGATTACAGAGAGAGATTGAGAAGGAAAGCGGAGTGCATGAGAGAGAAGCGGAGAAAACTTTACGAGGAAGAAACGGAGGAGGAACGATTGCAGAGGCTGGCTAAAGAGGCTGCTAAGAGAAGGGAAATGAGAATGTATTACGAGACTCCCGAACAGAGGAGAAAAAGACTGGACGCCGAGGCGGCTAGAAAACGGGAGTACAGAATGTACAACGAGACGCCTGAAGAGAGGCGAAAAAGGTTGGATCGAGAGGCGGAACGGAGAAGGATAAAAAGATTGACTTTGTATGCAAACGAAACTGCGGAACAGAGAAGGGAAAGGTTGAATAGAGAGTCTGCGAAGCGACGAGAAGCTAGATTGAATCAGTATTCGAAGGAGACTGAAGACCAGAGGAGAGAAAGATTGAGAAAGGATGCCCTAAGAGCAAGGGAAATGAGGTTCACCAGGTCTGCAATTGAAACCGAAGAGGAACGCAGACAAAGGTTAGTAAAAGATGCTCTTAGAAAACGGGAATTAAGAACGCATGGTGGGCATTCTGTGAGCAATTTCACTGAACTTCAAACCGTTCGCAGTTTTGAGGAGTTGAACAATGTGCAGATGAGGGACGACCCCGATAACCAATTGGGGAGCCATTATCTCAGCAACTGGATGATGTGGTTTCAGAACACGCTGACCCAGCCAGTTCATATCGGGGAGCAGACCATCGAGCCTCAGTCCCAAAACAATGGATGA
- the LOC124416818 gene encoding trichohyalin-like isoform X2 has translation MEINQPDVQLDDASLGLISVCVKVEDQESESNDIDVICEANNLCAIEIKEGHSLIHELETSICNNTDDLETLSLTFNALEHNVVRTLANNLPETITLGALHPDIINEEIQRRMSQATEVFIDNDDRLQTIPYAVPDFLDGLSLNVKKEGNGIYSSDWLCIDQEDTSSTELELRVSKGEKNRSEEPLNVEAETAPVSKRKGRTRVLNERYRGNIQGKVSSSEKVKRRLRRKGKPRQDYRERLRRKAECMREKRRKLYEEETEEERLQRLAKEAAKRREMRMYYETPEQRRKRLDAEAARKREYRMYNETPEERRKRLDREAERRRIKRLTLYANETAEQRRERLNRESAKRREARLNQYSKETEDQRRERLRKDALRAREMRFTRSAIETEEERRQSFEELNNVQMRDDPDNQLGSHYLSNWMMWFQNTLTQPVHIGEQTIEPQSQNNG, from the exons ATGGAAATAAATCAACCCGATGTTCAACTAGACGACGCATCATTGGGCCTCATTTCCGTATGCGTTAAGGTCGAAGATCAAGAATCTGAATCGAACGATATAGATGTGATATGCGAGGCGAATAACCTGTGCGcgattgaaataaaagaaggACATTCGTTGATTCACGAACTGGAAACTAGTATTTGCAATAACACCGATGATCTAGAGACTTTGAGTTTGACTTTCAATGCTCTGGAGCATAACGTCGTGCGTACCTTGGCTAATAATTTGCCCGAAACAATAACATTAGGAGCTTTGCACCCGGACATAATtaatgaagaaattcaaagacGAATGAGCCAAGCGACCGAAGTCTTTATCGACAACGACGACAGACTGCAAACGATTCCTTACGCCGTTCCTGACTTTTTGGATGGTTTGAGCCTAAATGTTAAAAAAGAGGGGAACGGTATTTATAGCTCGGACTGGTTGTGTATAGACCAGGAGGACACAAGTAGCACCGAACTAGAGTTGAGGGTTTCGAAAGGTGAGAAAAACAGGTCTGAAGAGCCGCTGAACGTCGAGGCTGAGACGGCTCCAGTctcgaagagaaaaggaaGGACGCGTGTCTTGAACGAACGTTACAGAGGCAACATTCAGGGAAAAGTCAGCAGTTCGGAAAAGGTAAAGAGGAGATTGAGAAGGAAGGGTAAGCCGCGCCAGGATTACAGAGAGAGATTGAGAAGGAAAGCGGAGTGCATGAGAGAGAAGCGGAGAAAACTTTACGAGGAAGAAACGGAGGAGGAACGATTGCAGAGGCTGGCTAAAGAGGCTGCTAAGAGAAGGGAAATGAGAATGTATTACGAGACTCCCGAACAGAGGAGAAAAAGACTGGACGCCGAGGCGGCTAGAAAACGGGAGTACAGAATGTACAACGAGACGCCTGAAGAGAGGCGAAAAAGGTTGGATCGAGAGGCGGAACGGAGAAGGATAAAAAGATTGACTTTGTATGCAAACGAAACTGCGGAACAGAGAAGGGAAAGGTTGAATAGAGAGTCTGCGAAGCGACGAGAAGCTAGATTGAATCAGTATTCGAAGGAGACTGAAGACCAGAGGAGAGAAAGATTGAGAAAGGATGCCCTAAGAGCAAGGGAAATGAGGTTCACCAGGTCTGCAATTGAAACCGAAGAGGAACGCAGACAAAG TTTTGAGGAGTTGAACAATGTGCAGATGAGGGACGACCCCGATAACCAATTGGGGAGCCATTATCTCAGCAACTGGATGATGTGGTTTCAGAACACGCTGACCCAGCCAGTTCATATCGGGGAGCAGACCATCGAGCCTCAGTCCCAAAACAATGGATGA
- the LOC124416818 gene encoding trichohyalin-like isoform X3 gives MEINQPDVQLDDASLGLISVCVKVEDQESESNDIDVICEANNLCAIEIKEGHSLIHELETSICNNTDDLETLSLTFNALEHNVVRTLANNLPETITLGALHPDIINEEIQRRMSQATEVFIDNDDRLQTIPYAVPDFLDGLSLNVKKEGNGIYSSDWLCIDQEDTSSTELELRVSKGEKNRSEEPLNVEAETAPVSKRKGRTRVLNERYRGNIQGKVSSSEKVKRRLRRKGKPRQDYRERLRRKAECMREKRRKLYEEETEEERLQRLAKEAAKRREMRMYYETPEQRRKRLDAEAARKREYRMYNETPEERRKRLDREAERRRIKRLTLYANETAEQRRERLNRESAKRREARLNQYSKETEDQRRERLRKDALRAREMRFTRSAIETEEERRQRTR, from the exons ATGGAAATAAATCAACCCGATGTTCAACTAGACGACGCATCATTGGGCCTCATTTCCGTATGCGTTAAGGTCGAAGATCAAGAATCTGAATCGAACGATATAGATGTGATATGCGAGGCGAATAACCTGTGCGcgattgaaataaaagaaggACATTCGTTGATTCACGAACTGGAAACTAGTATTTGCAATAACACCGATGATCTAGAGACTTTGAGTTTGACTTTCAATGCTCTGGAGCATAACGTCGTGCGTACCTTGGCTAATAATTTGCCCGAAACAATAACATTAGGAGCTTTGCACCCGGACATAATtaatgaagaaattcaaagacGAATGAGCCAAGCGACCGAAGTCTTTATCGACAACGACGACAGACTGCAAACGATTCCTTACGCCGTTCCTGACTTTTTGGATGGTTTGAGCCTAAATGTTAAAAAAGAGGGGAACGGTATTTATAGCTCGGACTGGTTGTGTATAGACCAGGAGGACACAAGTAGCACCGAACTAGAGTTGAGGGTTTCGAAAGGTGAGAAAAACAGGTCTGAAGAGCCGCTGAACGTCGAGGCTGAGACGGCTCCAGTctcgaagagaaaaggaaGGACGCGTGTCTTGAACGAACGTTACAGAGGCAACATTCAGGGAAAAGTCAGCAGTTCGGAAAAGGTAAAGAGGAGATTGAGAAGGAAGGGTAAGCCGCGCCAGGATTACAGAGAGAGATTGAGAAGGAAAGCGGAGTGCATGAGAGAGAAGCGGAGAAAACTTTACGAGGAAGAAACGGAGGAGGAACGATTGCAGAGGCTGGCTAAAGAGGCTGCTAAGAGAAGGGAAATGAGAATGTATTACGAGACTCCCGAACAGAGGAGAAAAAGACTGGACGCCGAGGCGGCTAGAAAACGGGAGTACAGAATGTACAACGAGACGCCTGAAGAGAGGCGAAAAAGGTTGGATCGAGAGGCGGAACGGAGAAGGATAAAAAGATTGACTTTGTATGCAAACGAAACTGCGGAACAGAGAAGGGAAAGGTTGAATAGAGAGTCTGCGAAGCGACGAGAAGCTAGATTGAATCAGTATTCGAAGGAGACTGAAGACCAGAGGAGAGAAAGATTGAGAAAGGATGCCCTAAGAGCAAGGGAAATGAGGTTCACCAGGTCTGCAATTGAAACCGAAGAGGAACGCAGACAAAG AACACGCTGA